A window from Schistosoma haematobium chromosome 1, whole genome shotgun sequence encodes these proteins:
- a CDS encoding hypothetical protein (SECRETED:SignalP(1-19)) — translation MLLADVLVCFLSLFIGVPANDTKSCAVSGFTSLLKCSSCSELKKFKLEKLETSCFQCCEDENVSGTSKHSLTAKIGRV, via the exons ATGTTGCTCGCCGATGTCTTAGTTTGTTTTCTCTCATTATTT ATTGGTGTTCCTGCTAATGACACAAAATCTTGTGCTGTTTCAGGGTTCACTTCATTACTCAAGTGCTCCTCATGTTCAGAGTTGAAGAAGTTCAAATTAGAAAAGCTTGAAACATCCTGTTTTCAGTGTTGTGAAGATGAAAATGTATCTGGAACTTCTAAG CATTCATTGACAGCAAAGATCGGAAGAGTATGA
- a CDS encoding hypothetical protein (SECRETED:SignalP(1-19)), with product MLLADVLVCFLSLFIGVPANDTKSCAVSGFTSLLKCSSCSELKKFKLEKLETSCFQCCEDENVSGTSKKYAFAELVTCS from the exons ATGTTGCTCGCCGATGTCTTAGTTTGTTTTCTCTCATTATTT ATTGGTGTTCCTGCTAATGACACAAAATCTTGTGCTGTTTCAGGGTTCACTTCATTACTCAAGTGCTCCTCATGTTCAGAGTTGAAGAAGTTCAAATTAGAAAAGCTTGAAACATCCTGTTTTCAGTGTTGTGAAGATGAAAATGTATCTGGAACTTCTAAG AAATATGCTTTTGCAGAACTAGTAACTTGCTCGTGA
- a CDS encoding hypothetical protein (SECRETED:SignalP(1-19)), giving the protein MLLADVLVCFLSLFIGVPANDTKSCAVSGFTSLLKCSSCSELKKFKLEKLETSCFQCCEDENVSGTSKVYRFPSLFPQKYAFAELVTCS; this is encoded by the exons ATGTTGCTCGCCGATGTCTTAGTTTGTTTTCTCTCATTATTT ATTGGTGTTCCTGCTAATGACACAAAATCTTGTGCTGTTTCAGGGTTCACTTCATTACTCAAGTGCTCCTCATGTTCAGAGTTGAAGAAGTTCAAATTAGAAAAGCTTGAAACATCCTGTTTTCAGTGTTGTGAAGATGAAAATGTATCTGGAACTTCTAAGGTATATAGATTTCCTAGTTTATTTCCACAGAAATATGCTTTTGCAGAACTAGTAACTTGCTCGTGA